One Flavobacteriales bacterium DNA segment encodes these proteins:
- a CDS encoding RNA methyltransferase, translating to MRKLKNDELNRKTIREYKEAKKHPIVVVLNNIRSLSNVGSIFRTSDCFIVESLYLCGITPTPPNREIQKTALGATESVNWVYEKECAIAITRLKEDGYQIISIEQTDISVSLENFELDPNSKYAIVMGNEVDGVDSDIIELSDTVIELPLFGTKHSFNVSICTGMVLWELVRQFRYHLSS from the coding sequence ATGCGAAAGTTAAAGAATGATGAGCTAAATCGAAAGACTATTCGAGAATATAAAGAGGCTAAAAAACACCCTATTGTTGTTGTTCTTAACAACATCCGTAGTTTAAGTAATGTTGGGTCTATCTTTAGAACATCCGACTGCTTTATTGTAGAGAGTCTATATCTATGTGGAATTACACCAACACCACCAAATAGAGAAATACAAAAAACTGCTTTGGGAGCAACGGAATCAGTAAATTGGGTTTATGAGAAAGAGTGTGCTATTGCAATTACTCGACTCAAAGAAGATGGGTATCAAATTATATCTATTGAGCAGACTGATATTAGCGTCTCTTTAGAAAATTTCGAATTAGATCCAAATTCTAAATATGCGATTGTTATGGGAAACGAAGTTGACGGAGTTGATTCAGATATTATTGAACTTTCTGATACCGTTATTGAACTACCGCTATTTGGGACTAAGCACTCTTTTAATGTATCTATTTGCACAGGTATGGTGCTATGGGAACTAGTAAGGCAGTTTAGATACCACCTGTCCTCGTGA